A single genomic interval of Helianthus annuus cultivar XRQ/B chromosome 13, HanXRQr2.0-SUNRISE, whole genome shotgun sequence harbors:
- the LOC110901154 gene encoding uncharacterized protein LOC110901154 produces MKKAGNPVTNRAAIKKLLDSLPKEWSLQCMMIKKEFLNNPNPVTLTDLINTLRAFEMDVNKREMNTAGYQPKATQPSAGLKNVAFLASGGITPQASDLIYANASASASKAPQVVEKTITVDTQALKVSTENVALFNTFLSSYEALMSGELRKEMFTAEDMYQVDPDDMEEMDLKWQMAMITLRLKKFQDKTGKRLGLGKAGFDKSKLRCYNCKNLGHFKRDCPMLKEGNSEATPAAKQITAEENKSNASPSTPKALVVEDYDWSEEITEAKEQVNKALMAKISSESSAKHFEKQTTGIPTGNNDADQGLKGILPSVESGDKAEKDAEKGKDKVQATAMKADASKEKADKDLIPLSVKKMCAMMMETAEGQK; encoded by the exons atgaagaaaGCTGGAAATCCTGTAACCAATCGTGCTGCAATAAAGAAATTGCTTGACTCGCTCCCCAAGGAATGGAGCCTGCAGTgtatgatgatcaagaaggaaTTCCTCAACAATCCTAATCCTGTTACTCTGACAGATCTGATCAACACTCTAAGGGCATTTGAAATGGACGTAAACAAGAGAGAGATGAACACTGCTGGATATCAACCTAAAGCAACTCAACCTTCAGCAGGACTGAAGAATGTAGCGTTTCTCGCTTCAGGGGGCATTACTCCACAAGCTTCTGATCTAATTTATGCAAATGCTTCCGCAAGTGCATCTAAAGCCCCAcaagttgttgagaaaacgatCACTGTCGATACTCAAGCACTGAAAGTTTCAACCGAGAATGTGGCACTCTTCAACACTTTCCTAAGCAGCTATGAAGCCCTAATGTCTGGGGAATTGAGGAAGGAGATGTTTACTGCcgaagacatgtatcaggttgatccagatgatatggaagaaatggatctgaaatggcaaatggccatgatcactCTGAGATTGAAGAAGTTTCAAGACAAGACAGGCAAGCGATTAGGTCTTGGAAAAGCtggttttgacaagtctaagCTGAGGTGCTACAACTGTAAGAATCTTGGACACTTCAAGCGTGACTGTCCGATGTTGAAAGAGGGAAACAGTGAAGCTACTCCAGCTGCTAAACAGATCACTGCCGAAGAGAACAAAAGCAACGCTTCTCCCAGCACGCCGAAGGCTTTGGTTGTTGAAGACTATGACTGGAGCGAAGAGATCACTGAAGCTAAGGAACAAGTCAACAAAGCACTGATGGCCAAAATCTCTAGTGAATCATCTGCAAAGCACTTTGAGAAGCAGACAACGGGAATCCCAACTGGAAACAATGATGCTGACCAGGGATTGAAAGGTATTCTGCCTTCAGTGGAGTCTGGTGATAAAGCTGAAAAAGATGCTGAGAAAGGAAAGGATAAAGTTCAAGCTACAGCCATGAAAGCAGATGCATCAAAAGAGAAGGCTgacaaagacttg ATTCCATTgagtgtaaagaagatgtgtgcgatgatGATGGAGACTGCGGAGGGTCAAAAATAG